The following is a genomic window from Nitrospirota bacterium.
TTGTAAAAGCTCCACATAGTCCGGGGTCTGAAGTCGTCATAAGATGGGGTGAGCCATTCCTTCTTTACGACCGGCAACTGTCTCGGGGTCAAAATACCGTGACCGAACATCAGGCCGATCATCTTGAAAGCCTCGGTATTGTCGATCATCCTTCCCTTCAGTGTCTCTGAATCCTCTACGATCTTCCGAAAATTCTGCTGGCTCCGGTACAGCGTCGAGATTGCTGCGTCTTCCAGTCCCTGCCAGACGTTTGCGGTATGTTTTCGCATAATCGTGATGTCTCCTGTAAGGGCAAGGTTATCGCAGACAAACACCTGTGCGCCGATGGCAATACCGATTGCCATACTCTTGTCATAGGAATTCCTGAACCCTATCGAGAGCCCAAGCTCTGTATGGTCGTTTCTGAATGCCAGGACTCCGAACATCTGCTGCCCGTCCCTCGCAAGGGCATACTGCTCATTTGAGAGCGTGAATCCCTTGAGGATATCCCTTCCGATGGTCGAAAGCGTATCCGCAAGGTTGTTGTGAGGCACAGGGATATAGCTATCCGTTGCCTCTGGTACCGGGACGAGTGCAAGGTCGTCCCTTGTTACGATCTGTCCTCCTCTGTGAACAAGTAATGACATGTGAACCTCCTATCAGTGGATTTCCAGACAGAAATAGTCTGGGATTAGGGAAAGCTGGTTTTCATCAATTCTGGGGGCCTCTGTAATAAGAAGCCCCTCTTCCTTTACCTCTACCCGAAACCCTGAGACAGATAGCCTTGAGATGTTGTTTGCTTCAAGATACGTCGCTATCCTGAACTCAATATCAGGCAGTTCACCGGCAAGCCTTCGCCGGTGGTACAACTTGCGCACCAACCGGGACAGCTCTGTTCGTGTCATCGACTGCATCCTCCAATGCCTTCTGAATGATCTGG
Proteins encoded in this region:
- a CDS encoding DUF932 domain-containing protein; the protein is MSLLVHRGGQIVTRDDLALVPVPEATDSYIPVPHNNLADTLSTIGRDILKGFTLSNEQYALARDGQQMFGVLAFRNDHTELGLSIGFRNSYDKSMAIGIAIGAQVFVCDNLALTGDITIMRKHTANVWQGLEDAAISTLYRSQQNFRKIVEDSETLKGRMIDNTEAFKMIGLMFGHGILTPRQLPVVKKEWLTPSYDDFRPRTMWSFYNACTEALKSCPPLVIMEKHISLHAAITEN